A single Muntiacus reevesi chromosome 9, mMunRee1.1, whole genome shotgun sequence DNA region contains:
- the LOC136174487 gene encoding olfactory receptor 5W2-like, translated as MTAENCSVAPDFTFRGLSDNRHVQQGLFLLFLLVYGVTVIANVGMILLIKADPRLRTPMYYFLSSLSFCDVCYSSAVSPKMLADLLSEHKRIPFDLCAMQMYFWGIFGDVECLMLAVMAYDRYVAICNPLLYTVSMSRKLCTQLISVVYVEVLVDSAIHTCCTFRLSFCSSNVIDHFFCDFPALLALSSSDTSINEIMLFISSSCVVGTSIITVLLSYTCIIATILRMNSAEGRRKAFSTCASHLTAVAIFHGTLLFMYFRPSSSYSMNTDKIASVFYTVVIPMLNPLIYSLRNKDVKVAIGKLISTKLCSE; from the coding sequence ATGACTGCTGAGAACTGCAGTGTGgctcctgacttcacattccgagGACTGTCAGACAACAGGCATGTGCAGCAGGGCCTCTTCCTGCTCTTCCTGCTGGTTTATGGTGTGACTGTGATTGCCAATGTCGGGATGATCCTGCTGATCAAGGCGGACCCAAGACTGCGTACACCCATGTATTATTTCCTGAGCAGTCTTTCCTTCTGTGATGTCTGCTACTCCTCTGCTGTCTCTCCCAAGATGCTGGCTGATCTCCTATCTGAGCATAAAAGGATTCCATTTGACTTGTGTGCCATGCAGATGTATTTCTGGGGGATATTTGGAGATGTGGAATGTCTCATGTTGGCTGTCATGGCTTATGACCGTTATGTCGCCATTTGTAATCCACTTCTTTATACAGTTTCCATGTCCAGAAAACTCTGTACCCAGCTAATATCTGTTGTCTATGTGGAAGTTTTGGTAGATTCAGCAATCCACACCTGTTGTACATTTCGATTATCATTTTGCAGTTCTAATGTCATCGATCACTTTTTCTGTGACTTCCCAGCCTTGCTAGCCCTCTCCTCCTCAGATACATCCATCAATGAGATAATGCTGTTCATATCCAGTAGCTGTGTTGTGGGGACCAGCATTATCACTGTCCTCCTCTCCTACACCTGCATCATAGCAACCATCCTTAGGATGAACTCAGCCGAGGGGCGACGCAAAGCTTTCTCTACCTGTGCTTCCCATTTAACTGCTGTGGCTATATTTCACGGCACGCTCCTGTTCATGTATTTCAGACCCAGCTCGAGTTACTCCATGAACACAGACAAAATAGCCTCTGTCTTCTACACAGTTGTCATCCCCATGCTAAACCCACTGATCTATAGCTTAAGGAATAAGGATGTGAAAGTTGCCATAGGAAAACTAATCAGTACTAAATTGTGTTCTGAGTGA